In Dyadobacter subterraneus, a single genomic region encodes these proteins:
- a CDS encoding glycosyltransferase family 87 protein, producing MNSVLRFFKTERVIFYFYLIMSVVIGLVFYFQGPRRFNNLIIYRQSFFHLIDHKNLFVEYPTEYFDIFLYHPTFCILFIPFSLMPVFASLILWTLLGGLIIFYAIKFLPIKPGEKVFFWWFVLIELATTLHSQQTNSIIAALGLFTFAFLERGKPKWAALFPVIAFCIKGYGLIFAALFLFYPKPGKYISYSILWLIIFAFLPLPFTGPAYFIQVYKDWLTCLTSDHAVNFGYSLMGLFQLCKTSFTESDLTTTQFIGLFLFAVTLLINLLNKAYVQKSQRMLLLAYCALWVIVFNHSSEPPTFIISAVGIAVFCLVNRKRFTYWPDIIAVIVLFFSVVAHKDIYSASWPFGFVPSLVAKTLPCVLVWLILQVQLFFKTETLDTKYADG from the coding sequence ATGAATTCAGTGTTAAGATTTTTTAAAACAGAACGCGTAATTTTTTATTTCTATCTGATAATGAGCGTTGTTATTGGCCTGGTCTTTTACTTCCAGGGCCCCCGCAGATTCAACAACTTGATCATCTACCGCCAATCTTTTTTTCATCTCATCGATCACAAAAACCTCTTTGTTGAATATCCCACAGAGTATTTCGATATCTTTTTATACCATCCAACATTTTGCATTCTCTTTATTCCGTTTAGCTTGATGCCAGTATTTGCATCGCTGATATTGTGGACGTTACTGGGTGGTTTGATTATTTTTTATGCCATTAAATTTCTTCCGATTAAACCGGGCGAAAAAGTATTTTTCTGGTGGTTTGTTCTGATTGAACTTGCCACGACATTGCATAGCCAGCAAACCAACTCAATTATCGCTGCGCTGGGACTATTTACCTTTGCTTTCCTGGAAAGAGGCAAGCCTAAATGGGCTGCTCTTTTTCCTGTTATCGCTTTCTGTATCAAGGGTTATGGACTGATTTTCGCGGCGCTGTTTTTGTTTTATCCAAAACCCGGAAAGTACATTTCCTATTCCATTCTGTGGCTCATCATCTTTGCATTTCTGCCGCTCCCATTCACCGGGCCGGCCTATTTTATTCAGGTGTACAAAGACTGGCTGACCTGTCTTACAAGCGACCATGCTGTCAATTTTGGCTATTCGCTGATGGGACTTTTCCAGCTATGTAAAACGTCATTCACCGAGTCGGATTTAACTACGACGCAGTTTATTGGATTGTTTTTATTTGCAGTCACTTTGCTTATAAATTTGCTGAACAAGGCTTATGTTCAAAAAAGTCAGCGCATGCTACTTTTAGCCTACTGCGCCTTGTGGGTCATTGTTTTCAATCATTCTTCTGAGCCGCCAACATTTATTATATCGGCTGTGGGAATAGCCGTTTTCTGCCTGGTAAACCGTAAGCGGTTTACGTACTGGCCTGATATCATTGCCGTTATTGTTCTGTTTTTTAGTGTCGTCGCACACAAGGATATTTATTCGGCCTCCTGGCCTTTTGGATTTGTGCCGTCTTTGGTTGCCAAGACTTTGCCATGCGTTTTGGTATGGCTTATTTTACAAGTCCAGCTGTTTTTTAAAACTGAAACACTTGACACAAAATATGCTGATGGTTAA
- a CDS encoding RNA polymerase sigma factor, whose protein sequence is MVDYDELSDDELTTLLKTGENAAFEEIYNRYWNKMFLMAHRIVKSSEIAEEITQDVFLLLWTKRETLSIASLRQYLAAMLRYEVYRSLSKIKKQQVYENEIRNTSSPFVSIEKDIENRLLLEIITTLTNRLSEKCRLVFQYNKLEDRSLTDICEQLQISPKTAEAHLTKALKVVRAGLSGSINFILQIIILTQL, encoded by the coding sequence ATGGTAGATTACGACGAACTTTCCGACGACGAATTAACTACTTTGTTAAAAACAGGAGAGAATGCAGCTTTTGAAGAAATCTATAACCGCTATTGGAATAAAATGTTCCTGATGGCGCATCGTATCGTAAAATCTTCGGAAATAGCTGAGGAGATCACTCAGGATGTATTTTTACTGTTGTGGACCAAGCGGGAAACACTCAGCATTGCAAGTCTTCGGCAGTATCTTGCTGCGATGCTGCGTTATGAGGTTTACCGGTCCCTTTCCAAAATAAAAAAACAACAAGTTTATGAGAACGAGATCAGAAACACTAGCTCGCCTTTTGTTTCCATTGAAAAGGACATTGAAAACAGATTATTACTGGAAATTATAACAACACTGACCAACCGGCTCTCTGAAAAATGCAGACTTGTATTTCAGTATAACAAGTTAGAGGACAGATCCCTTACCGACATATGCGAACAGTTGCAGATATCTCCTAAAACTGCCGAAGCTCACCTGACAAAAGCATTGAAAGTAGTGCGTGCGGGGCTAAGTGGTTCGATAAATTTTATTCTGCAAATAATTATTTTGACGCAATTATAA
- a CDS encoding polysaccharide deacetylase family protein: MKRQFVMLTFDLEEFDIPEEYGQKVSTKEQFDITLEGMDRLKKLLAVHRIPVTFFTTGNFALKNPELIKKLSQRHEIASHALFHSPFHEFRQEDILESKQILEEVTGIKVTGFRMPRLKPLNISRLSDWGFQYDSSINPTFLPGRYNLLHKSAEPTVEKGLIILPCSTSPTLRFPLFWLSFKNLPSALYTAIAKRTLRKRRNLMLYFHPWEFAGIDHYKLPGYVKKPNGERLIQKLDYLISALKETGAEFITSQDYCAYLIKTDKAFQSVDKSAAEFD; this comes from the coding sequence ATGAAACGACAATTTGTAATGCTTACTTTTGATCTGGAAGAATTTGATATTCCCGAAGAGTATGGTCAGAAAGTATCTACCAAAGAGCAGTTTGATATAACGCTTGAAGGCATGGACAGATTGAAAAAGCTACTGGCTGTACATCGTATTCCGGTGACATTTTTCACGACGGGTAATTTTGCATTGAAGAATCCGGAACTAATTAAAAAACTTTCGCAAAGACATGAAATAGCCTCCCATGCGCTGTTTCATTCTCCTTTTCATGAGTTCAGGCAGGAAGACATACTTGAATCAAAGCAAATTCTGGAAGAGGTGACCGGAATAAAGGTGACGGGTTTCAGAATGCCCCGTTTGAAGCCGCTTAATATATCCAGACTCTCTGACTGGGGATTTCAGTATGATTCGTCTATTAATCCAACTTTTCTTCCCGGGCGATATAATCTGCTTCATAAAAGTGCGGAGCCAACCGTGGAAAAGGGCCTCATTATTCTTCCGTGTTCGACAAGTCCGACGCTGCGTTTTCCCCTTTTTTGGCTATCATTTAAGAATCTTCCCAGCGCGCTTTATACTGCTATTGCCAAGAGAACACTGCGCAAAAGGAGAAATCTCATGTTATACTTTCACCCCTGGGAATTTGCCGGAATTGATCATTACAAATTGCCGGGTTATGTTAAAAAACCTAACGGTGAAAGACTGATTCAAAAACTGGATTACCTGATCAGCGCATTGAAGGAAACTGGCGCAGAATTTATTACCAGTCAGGATTATTGCGCTTATCTGATCAAAACGGATAAGGCCTTTCAGTCGGTGGATAAAAGTGCAGCAGAATTTGATTAG
- a CDS encoding SusC/RagA family TonB-linked outer membrane protein encodes MRISTLILGINLLTAALLAASPSEAQHVHMDVRQTRVKNVLRQIEQQAHVTFAFDEKLIRNTPQVTLYAMGLPLNDILKLIEKQTSLEFKQVGSMIGITEKTKAEKIQEAKNLSSQVNIRLIKGKVTDEKGESLPSVAIRLKGSNEGTMTDVEGNYQINIPGDESILIFSFIGFMGQEVMVGSRGVVDIVLKPDVSTLSELVVTGYSSQRKKDLIGAVSVVDVEQLNQTPSGTVTSQLQGRASGVTISGSGQPGESPQIQIRGINTFGNNAPLYVVDGVPTTSISDLNPNDIGSMQVLKDAGSASIYGSRAANGVIIITTKKGKDKVKVNYTAYYGIQTPPGGNVWNTLSPLEQAQLKFKVQQNSGLTVGDDQYGYGAAPVLPDYILPTGAKEGDPGTDPSLYYVNPNYTSVDDFNTFNQIVKANKAGTDWFHEIFKKAPSTSHNISLSGGNDQGNYLFSLNYFNQQGALTNTYLKRYTLRSNSQYNIGKHIRIGENLAYSISDNPRSYLSDGGSAIAFSFRMQPIVPVHDIMGNYAGSRASGMGDAFNPVAMRERTRYNKGLSNRLFGNVFAEFDLFKYFTFRSSFGGENYSGRSNSFDFPTYENKENSNTNTYSEDSYSGYNWTWSNLVTFHKSMGKHELTVVAGSESYNSKGYDVGGSTQGYFSFDPNYMNLSTGSGTRSNYSSRSGDALYSLLGRVDYIYADKYLFGAVIRRDGSSKFINKRYGTFPAVSAGWRISQENFMKGISWLDDLKLRVNYGVMGNQINVGSGNAFTTYGSNRRSSYYDLNGTGNAGALEGFEKSQIGNPDAVWEKNISTNIGVDATFLKGHLDIIADYYIKEVKDLLFNPSLIGTAGGGNVPFVNIGQMKNKGIDLQVNSKFDLARDLKLNATLTFTTYNNKILKVTNSANYFDLEGRGFDGASIVRNQVGNSIGQFFGYKVDGFWNTQEEIDQANALAVKQTGNPDAVYQEGAALGRFRYANTNGDGVISSADRTMLGNPNPDFSYGLNLAFNYKNFDFSMFLYGVQGNEVWNQTLWWTDFNSSRSGAKSKTALYNSWTPENHNAKAPIQENASSFSTINVPNSYFVEDGSYLRAKNIQIGYTFPQGLLKKIKVQQLRLYLQATNLFTITGYSGLDPEISRNRDNSPTVIGLDEGSYPSSRQYTVGINLTF; translated from the coding sequence ATGCGCATTTCTACGCTAATTTTAGGCATTAACCTATTGACTGCGGCATTACTGGCGGCCAGTCCCAGTGAAGCCCAGCATGTGCATATGGACGTCCGCCAGACGCGGGTCAAAAATGTGCTCCGGCAAATTGAGCAACAGGCTCATGTTACATTTGCTTTCGACGAAAAACTGATTCGAAATACGCCCCAGGTCACGCTTTATGCGATGGGGCTGCCGCTGAATGACATACTGAAGCTCATCGAGAAGCAAACTTCTCTGGAATTCAAGCAAGTGGGCAGTATGATTGGTATCACAGAGAAGACAAAAGCTGAAAAGATCCAGGAGGCAAAAAATCTTTCCTCACAGGTAAACATCCGTTTGATAAAAGGCAAGGTAACCGACGAAAAAGGCGAATCTCTTCCTTCCGTCGCCATCCGCCTAAAGGGCTCTAATGAAGGTACAATGACCGATGTGGAAGGAAATTACCAGATCAATATTCCCGGCGACGAATCGATACTTATTTTCAGTTTTATCGGTTTTATGGGACAGGAAGTAATGGTGGGATCGCGCGGTGTTGTCGATATAGTGTTGAAACCTGATGTTTCTACACTGTCTGAACTGGTGGTAACGGGTTATAGCTCGCAGCGTAAAAAGGATTTGATCGGTGCAGTTTCAGTGGTTGATGTTGAACAGTTGAATCAGACGCCCAGTGGAACCGTAACAAGTCAGTTGCAGGGCCGCGCTTCCGGGGTAACAATTTCGGGCTCCGGTCAGCCGGGAGAATCGCCCCAAATCCAGATCCGCGGAATTAACACTTTTGGAAATAATGCTCCCTTATATGTAGTGGACGGCGTTCCAACAACTTCCATTTCTGATTTGAACCCTAATGATATCGGTTCCATGCAGGTTTTGAAAGATGCGGGATCGGCTTCTATTTACGGTTCCCGTGCTGCGAATGGCGTTATTATTATTACAACCAAAAAAGGAAAAGATAAGGTAAAAGTAAATTACACCGCTTACTATGGAATTCAAACGCCTCCTGGCGGCAATGTATGGAACACTTTATCACCGCTGGAACAGGCACAACTTAAATTCAAAGTTCAGCAAAATTCTGGCTTAACCGTTGGTGATGATCAATATGGTTATGGGGCAGCGCCGGTTTTGCCAGATTATATCCTTCCAACAGGCGCCAAAGAAGGAGACCCGGGAACGGATCCATCGCTTTACTATGTCAATCCAAATTACACTTCCGTTGACGATTTCAATACCTTCAACCAAATCGTAAAAGCAAATAAAGCGGGAACAGATTGGTTTCATGAAATCTTTAAAAAAGCGCCGTCAACGAGTCATAACATTTCACTAAGCGGCGGGAATGACCAGGGAAATTATCTTTTCTCTTTGAATTATTTCAACCAGCAAGGGGCCCTTACAAACACTTATCTGAAAAGATATACGCTGCGTTCCAACAGCCAGTACAATATTGGCAAACACATCAGAATTGGTGAAAACCTGGCATATTCCATCAGCGACAATCCACGAAGCTATTTATCTGATGGCGGTTCTGCAATTGCATTTTCTTTTCGCATGCAGCCGATTGTTCCGGTCCATGACATTATGGGCAACTATGCGGGAAGCCGCGCTTCTGGCATGGGTGATGCTTTTAATCCGGTTGCTATGCGTGAACGTACACGCTACAATAAGGGTTTGAGCAACCGTCTGTTTGGAAATGTTTTCGCTGAGTTTGACTTGTTCAAATATTTTACCTTCCGTTCCAGTTTTGGTGGTGAAAATTACTCAGGAAGATCCAACAGCTTCGACTTCCCAACTTACGAAAACAAAGAAAACAGCAATACCAATACTTACTCGGAAGATTCGTATTCGGGTTATAACTGGACCTGGTCAAACCTTGTGACTTTCCACAAAAGCATGGGAAAACATGAGCTGACTGTTGTTGCAGGCAGTGAAAGTTACAACAGCAAAGGTTATGATGTGGGTGGAAGTACCCAGGGCTATTTTTCTTTTGATCCCAATTATATGAATCTTTCAACGGGTTCGGGCACAAGAAGTAATTATAGCAGTCGTTCAGGCGATGCGCTATATTCACTGCTGGGGCGGGTCGATTATATTTATGCGGATAAATACCTTTTCGGTGCCGTAATTCGCCGTGACGGATCATCGAAATTCATCAATAAAAGATATGGAACATTTCCGGCTGTCAGCGCGGGCTGGCGGATTTCCCAGGAGAATTTCATGAAAGGAATTTCCTGGCTGGATGATTTGAAACTGCGCGTCAACTACGGTGTCATGGGTAATCAGATCAACGTAGGATCAGGTAATGCATTCACAACATATGGATCCAATCGCCGCAGTTCTTATTATGATTTGAACGGTACCGGCAACGCAGGCGCTTTGGAAGGTTTTGAAAAATCGCAGATCGGAAATCCTGATGCTGTTTGGGAAAAAAATATAAGTACCAATATTGGTGTTGATGCAACTTTCCTGAAAGGTCATCTGGACATTATCGCTGATTATTATATCAAGGAGGTAAAAGACCTGCTTTTCAATCCCTCTCTGATAGGAACTGCCGGAGGTGGAAATGTGCCTTTTGTGAATATCGGACAAATGAAAAACAAAGGAATTGATCTTCAGGTTAATTCAAAATTTGATCTGGCCCGCGACTTGAAATTAAATGCCACTTTAACGTTTACAACCTACAACAATAAAATTTTGAAGGTTACCAACAGCGCGAATTATTTCGATCTGGAAGGTCGTGGATTTGACGGAGCGTCGATTGTCAGAAATCAGGTCGGTAATTCTATCGGCCAGTTTTTTGGATATAAAGTTGATGGATTCTGGAACACGCAGGAAGAAATTGACCAGGCAAATGCTCTGGCAGTTAAGCAAACCGGCAACCCGGATGCAGTCTATCAGGAAGGTGCGGCCCTTGGCCGTTTCCGTTACGCAAACACCAATGGAGACGGGGTTATTTCTTCTGCCGACCGCACGATGCTGGGTAATCCAAATCCGGATTTTAGTTACGGTTTGAACCTTGCGTTTAACTATAAAAACTTCGATTTCAGCATGTTCCTTTACGGGGTCCAGGGAAATGAAGTATGGAACCAGACACTTTGGTGGACAGATTTTAACTCATCCCGTTCAGGCGCGAAAAGTAAAACAGCTTTGTACAATTCATGGACACCAGAAAATCACAATGCAAAAGCACCGATCCAGGAAAATGCCAGTTCTTTTAGCACGATCAACGTTCCAAACTCATATTTTGTTGAGGACGGGTCTTATCTGCGCGCTAAAAACATCCAGATTGGCTATACTTTTCCTCAGGGATTGTTGAAAAAAATTAAGGTGCAGCAGCTGCGGCTTTACCTTCAGGCGACCAATTTATTTACAATCACAGGTTACTCGGGACTTGACCCTGAAATCAGCAGAAACAGAGATAATAGCCCAACTGTCATCGGTCTGGACGAAGGTTCTTATCCTTCTTCACGCCAGTACACTGTGGGCATTAACCTTACTTTTTAA
- a CDS encoding ABC transporter permease, translated as MISNLWLLLSKEFVWLVTIACLIASPLAWWSMRSWLEKYDYRIEISWPVFAVAGSTAVIIALLTVSTQAIKAAIANPVDRLKIE; from the coding sequence TTGATATCCAACCTATGGCTGCTGCTTTCAAAGGAATTCGTATGGCTGGTAACAATCGCATGTCTGATTGCCTCGCCGCTGGCCTGGTGGTCTATGCGCAGCTGGCTTGAAAAATATGATTACCGTATTGAAATTAGCTGGCCGGTTTTTGCAGTTGCGGGCTCGACAGCTGTAATCATCGCACTGCTTACAGTAAGCACCCAGGCAATCAAAGCCGCTATTGCCAATCCTGTTGACAGGTTAAAAATTGAGTAA
- a CDS encoding RagB/SusD family nutrient uptake outer membrane protein, whose amino-acid sequence MKKIFNYIGAICLVISLLFLQACQDDFLDKPVQGALGDDVLANAKGLDALLTGAYGALDGQGDFTGGSGWESAPDNWIYGAVAAGDAHKGSDGGDQTPIAAIATFTSGADNGFFNTKWKALYEGVTRSNTVLRVLALVKDLPETEKAPIEAQARFLRGHYYFELKKMWNMVPWIDETTTDFNQPNDVDIWPMIEADLKFAYENLPATQSQVGRVNKWAAGAYLGKTYLYQKKFDLALPVFTDVIASGVTSNGLKYGLVEFKDNFDASTKNNAESVFAIQMVANDGTLDIYSANMGGMLNFPYGTGAPFSCCGFYQPSQALVNSYRTDANGLPLLDGPNSSPVKNDMGLTSSTPFTPDAGTLDPRLDWTVGRRGIPYHDWGLFPGMDWVRDQAYAGPYAPKKNIHRQKNQDIYADLSSWAPGNAINVLVIRFADVLLMAAEAEANAGSLQKAEDYVNLVRARAAKPSGWLYQYLDESNPMAGFSDKPAANYAIKPYPAGKFASGGKDYALKAIYFERGIELAMEGHRFFDLVRWGIADQKLNAFFSYESKITTDLNGAKFTNSKNVYYPIPQYQIDMSVVGGVAKLKQNPGYN is encoded by the coding sequence ATGAAAAAAATATTCAACTATATAGGAGCTATTTGTTTGGTCATCTCCTTGCTTTTCTTGCAGGCTTGTCAGGATGATTTTCTTGACAAACCAGTTCAGGGAGCGTTAGGTGATGATGTTTTAGCAAACGCAAAAGGTCTTGATGCGCTTCTTACCGGTGCCTATGGCGCGCTGGACGGGCAGGGAGATTTTACAGGCGGAAGCGGCTGGGAGTCTGCACCGGATAACTGGATTTACGGAGCCGTTGCCGCAGGTGACGCGCACAAAGGAAGTGACGGAGGGGACCAGACGCCAATTGCAGCAATCGCGACTTTTACTTCCGGAGCCGACAATGGTTTTTTTAATACAAAATGGAAAGCGTTGTATGAAGGTGTTACCCGCTCAAATACGGTTCTAAGAGTTTTGGCACTGGTTAAAGACCTGCCGGAAACAGAAAAAGCACCTATTGAAGCACAAGCCCGTTTTCTTCGCGGCCATTATTATTTTGAGCTGAAAAAAATGTGGAACATGGTTCCCTGGATTGATGAAACCACCACGGATTTCAACCAGCCAAATGATGTAGATATCTGGCCGATGATTGAGGCTGATCTGAAATTTGCTTATGAAAATTTACCAGCGACACAGTCGCAGGTGGGGCGTGTAAACAAATGGGCTGCCGGCGCTTATCTGGGTAAAACTTATCTTTATCAAAAGAAATTTGACTTGGCACTTCCGGTTTTTACTGATGTGATTGCCAGTGGGGTAACTTCCAACGGGTTAAAATACGGACTTGTAGAATTCAAGGATAACTTTGATGCTTCGACCAAGAATAATGCAGAATCTGTTTTTGCAATTCAAATGGTGGCCAACGACGGAACACTGGATATTTACAGTGCGAACATGGGAGGGATGCTTAATTTTCCATATGGTACAGGAGCTCCTTTCAGCTGCTGCGGGTTTTATCAGCCTTCTCAGGCACTTGTGAATTCATACCGGACGGATGCAAACGGTCTTCCGCTTTTGGATGGTCCTAACAGCAGTCCGGTAAAAAATGACATGGGACTTACCTCATCAACGCCTTTTACTCCGGATGCAGGAACGCTTGATCCGCGTCTGGACTGGACTGTTGGGAGAAGGGGCATTCCTTATCATGACTGGGGACTTTTTCCGGGAATGGACTGGGTAAGAGACCAGGCATATGCGGGGCCATATGCGCCGAAAAAAAATATTCACAGACAGAAAAACCAGGATATTTATGCAGATCTTAGTTCCTGGGCACCGGGAAATGCGATTAATGTGCTGGTAATACGTTTTGCTGATGTTCTGTTGATGGCAGCCGAAGCAGAGGCAAATGCTGGAAGTCTTCAAAAGGCAGAGGATTACGTTAATCTGGTAAGAGCCAGGGCAGCAAAACCATCCGGATGGCTTTATCAGTATCTGGATGAATCCAATCCTATGGCAGGCTTTTCAGACAAACCGGCAGCAAACTATGCTATTAAACCATATCCGGCGGGTAAATTTGCTAGTGGGGGTAAGGACTATGCTTTAAAAGCAATTTATTTTGAAAGAGGTATTGAACTGGCCATGGAAGGACACCGCTTTTTTGATCTGGTACGCTGGGGAATTGCCGATCAGAAATTGAATGCATTCTTCTCGTATGAATCAAAAATTACCACCGATTTAAACGGAGCCAAATTCACCAACAGCAAAAATGTTTATTACCCGATTCCACAATATCAGATCGATATGAGTGTTGTGGGTGGCGTAGCAAAGCTGAAACAGAACCCTGGCTATAACTAG
- a CDS encoding FecR family protein — MNQEYLKILAQKFLDGTASEEEKQLLHSWYDKTTLSGESEIVVSENYETEEQLKQSILGRLKDSIAQNEAEQEPVSSGLFRRLGIWAASAAAVITLAIFAWHKTRPASESVMQLVHAPFGQTISIQLSDGSKLWLNSGSTVRFPKIFTQKLREITLVNGQAFFDVVHESKRPFVVRTKTLDVTVLGTSFDVKAYDNDGQSKVTVKSGKVGVSLHNQPGKPAVMLLPEKQIIVQNKKSEIKISEISPPAIAPWKDNRNVLEDEPLSEVFHALERKYNQHIVVEKKALEEEKISITLDNQPLTDVLKVLSFSKKFNYSQLNDSTIVIR, encoded by the coding sequence ATGAACCAAGAATATCTAAAAATATTAGCTCAAAAATTTCTTGATGGTACTGCCAGCGAAGAAGAAAAGCAGCTGCTTCATAGCTGGTATGATAAAACAACACTATCCGGTGAATCGGAAATCGTTGTTTCTGAAAACTATGAAACAGAAGAGCAGTTAAAACAAAGCATTTTAGGAAGGCTAAAAGATAGCATTGCGCAAAATGAGGCAGAACAAGAACCGGTGTCCTCTGGTTTATTTCGCAGGCTTGGTATCTGGGCGGCTTCTGCGGCGGCCGTAATAACGCTTGCCATATTTGCTTGGCATAAAACAAGGCCGGCTTCTGAAAGCGTGATGCAACTGGTCCATGCACCATTCGGTCAGACTATCTCTATTCAGCTTTCCGACGGCTCCAAACTTTGGCTTAATTCCGGATCAACGGTCAGGTTTCCGAAAATCTTTACTCAAAAACTGCGTGAAATTACACTGGTAAACGGACAAGCCTTCTTTGATGTCGTTCACGAGTCAAAACGTCCTTTTGTGGTAAGGACAAAAACGCTGGACGTGACCGTTCTTGGAACTTCATTTGATGTAAAAGCATATGACAACGACGGCCAGTCGAAGGTTACTGTAAAATCCGGAAAAGTGGGTGTAAGCCTTCACAATCAACCTGGAAAACCGGCCGTTATGCTATTACCCGAAAAGCAGATTATTGTTCAAAATAAAAAGTCAGAAATTAAAATCAGCGAAATCAGCCCACCTGCCATCGCACCTTGGAAAGACAACCGGAATGTACTGGAAGATGAGCCGCTTTCAGAGGTTTTTCATGCCCTGGAAAGAAAGTACAATCAGCATATTGTTGTAGAAAAGAAAGCACTTGAAGAAGAAAAAATATCAATAACACTTGATAACCAGCCATTAACGGATGTGCTGAAAGTTCTTAGTTTTTCCAAAAAATTTAACTATTCACAACTTAACGACAGCACCATCGTAATCAGATAA
- a CDS encoding DUF4142 domain-containing protein: MKNYFIYALILAGSQFLSQHSYAQSVQNQDADFVQKAAEGGMLEVNLGQLALKKAEAKQVKDFAKMMVDDHTKENEELMTLSKKKKFDMPATFGSAKQMMCDSLSSKSGNTFDMIYMNMMIASHEETIGLFQREATGGKDADLKKWATAKLPALKHHLEMAKMLFKTN; this comes from the coding sequence ATGAAAAACTATTTTATTTACGCGCTAATTTTAGCAGGATCACAATTCCTTTCACAACATTCATACGCACAATCCGTTCAGAATCAGGATGCCGATTTTGTACAGAAGGCTGCGGAAGGTGGAATGCTTGAAGTAAATCTTGGCCAGCTTGCCCTGAAAAAAGCAGAAGCCAAACAAGTAAAGGATTTTGCAAAAATGATGGTTGATGACCACACCAAGGAAAATGAAGAACTGATGACTTTGTCAAAAAAGAAAAAATTTGATATGCCTGCAACATTTGGCAGTGCCAAACAAATGATGTGTGATAGCCTTTCCTCTAAAAGTGGTAACACTTTTGATATGATTTACATGAATATGATGATTGCTTCACACGAGGAGACAATTGGGCTATTTCAGCGGGAAGCAACCGGAGGAAAAGATGCCGATTTAAAGAAATGGGCAACTGCCAAACTGCCGGCTCTAAAACATCATTTGGAAATGGCTAAAATGCTTTTCAAAACCAACTAG
- a CDS encoding winged helix-turn-helix transcriptional regulator gives MEIAIEDKRKCPAHASTADCSKMLLPIRDALDILSGRWKLQIILSLKFGKKRFKQIQREIPGLTPKMLSKELKELELNELAERHVHDTVPVLIEYDLTPYGRTLSPLIGELHSWGSAHRKRILKGESELS, from the coding sequence ATGGAAATAGCAATAGAAGATAAAAGAAAATGTCCGGCGCACGCTTCAACAGCTGACTGCTCAAAAATGCTCCTACCGATTAGGGATGCCCTGGATATATTAAGCGGCAGATGGAAACTGCAAATTATCCTTTCCTTAAAATTTGGAAAAAAACGCTTTAAGCAGATACAAAGAGAAATTCCCGGACTTACGCCAAAAATGTTGTCTAAGGAATTAAAAGAGCTGGAACTAAATGAGCTGGCAGAAAGGCATGTGCATGATACTGTTCCTGTTTTGATCGAGTATGACCTTACACCCTACGGACGGACGCTCAGCCCGCTGATTGGTGAACTGCACTCCTGGGGAAGCGCCCACAGGAAAAGAATATTAAAAGGGGAATCGGAGCTGTCGTGA
- a CDS encoding FMN-dependent NADH-azoreductase, giving the protein MKKILNIISSPRGEMSFSNKLGNALIGKISAEYPGAEVMVRDLTHGIFPHVHAGQLEAFFTPSDQQTDLQKASVRLSDELIQEVFDADILVLNVPTYNFSIPSSVKAWLDQVVRAGITFKFDENGPKGFVTGKKAYVAISSGAVFSEGPFKENDFVEPYLKTVFGFIGITDLNFFRVEGMGIPALSETALEKALQSIEQYQLI; this is encoded by the coding sequence ATGAAAAAGATCTTAAATATTATTTCCAGTCCCCGTGGCGAAATGTCTTTCAGCAATAAGCTTGGTAATGCGCTGATCGGTAAAATAAGTGCAGAATATCCCGGAGCAGAAGTTATGGTCCGGGATTTGACCCATGGTATCTTTCCGCATGTACATGCAGGTCAGCTAGAAGCCTTTTTCACGCCGTCTGACCAGCAGACAGATTTGCAGAAAGCATCTGTCCGGCTTTCAGATGAATTGATTCAGGAAGTTTTTGACGCTGATATTCTTGTGCTGAATGTACCTACCTATAATTTTTCAATTCCGTCTTCTGTCAAAGCCTGGCTGGATCAGGTCGTGCGTGCCGGAATTACTTTTAAATTTGACGAAAACGGTCCCAAAGGTTTTGTTACAGGCAAAAAGGCTTATGTTGCCATATCCAGCGGTGCTGTATTTTCCGAAGGACCCTTTAAAGAAAATGATTTTGTTGAGCCCTATCTGAAAACCGTTTTTGGTTTTATTGGCATCACTGATCTGAACTTTTTTAGGGTAGAGGGAATGGGAATTCCTGCTCTAAGTGAGACTGCACTGGAAAAAGCACTACAATCCATTGAGCAGTATCAGCTGATTTGA